A single genomic interval of Staphylococcus hyicus harbors:
- a CDS encoding glucosaminidase domain-containing protein: MRKHKKGSLISVIVLLIVAAIAGFLFFSMIKDQIFFKSVKQVERVEKLNVTLEQAAKKQIDNYTSQQVSNKNHTNWRDASPTEIREAMNSSSFMDDKKQKYQFLDLSKYQGIDENRIKRMLINHPTLLNHTEDFLNAAKAKQVNEVYLISHALLETGSVASELSNGVEIDGKKYYNFYGVGALDEDPIKTGAEYAKKKGWDTPEKAIYGGAEFIHDHYLKNPEQNTLYSMRWNPSNPGEHQYATDINWAKSNATIMADFYKDMKTEGKYFNWYVYKDDQKHQDGKNHE, encoded by the coding sequence ATGAGAAAGCACAAAAAAGGTTCATTGATTTCTGTAATCGTGTTACTCATCGTAGCGGCAATTGCAGGGTTTTTATTTTTTTCAATGATTAAAGACCAAATTTTCTTTAAATCAGTCAAGCAAGTTGAGCGTGTTGAAAAACTAAATGTGACACTTGAACAGGCTGCAAAAAAGCAAATTGATAATTATACAAGTCAACAAGTATCTAATAAGAATCATACGAACTGGCGTGACGCTTCTCCTACTGAAATTCGAGAAGCGATGAACAGCTCAAGTTTTATGGATGATAAAAAGCAAAAATATCAATTTTTAGATTTATCAAAATATCAAGGTATAGATGAGAACCGTATTAAGAGAATGTTAATTAATCACCCTACATTATTAAATCATACAGAAGACTTTCTTAATGCTGCGAAAGCAAAACAAGTGAATGAAGTTTATTTGATTTCCCATGCCTTACTTGAAACAGGCTCTGTGGCATCAGAGCTTTCAAATGGTGTTGAAATTGACGGTAAAAAATACTATAACTTTTATGGTGTAGGGGCACTTGACGAAGATCCAATTAAAACAGGTGCGGAATACGCTAAGAAAAAAGGATGGGACACACCTGAAAAAGCAATTTATGGTGGTGCAGAATTTATACATGATCACTACTTAAAAAACCCTGAACAAAACACACTTTATAGTATGCGATGGAACCCTAGTAATCCTGGAGAACATCAGTACGCTACGGATATTAATTGGGCTAAAAGTAATGCAACAATTATGGCTGACTTTTATAAAGATATGAAAACTGAGGGTAAATATTTTAATTGGTATGTATATAAAGATGATCAAAAACATCAAGATGGTAAAAATCATGAATAA